Proteins encoded together in one Phalacrocorax aristotelis chromosome 7, bGulAri2.1, whole genome shotgun sequence window:
- the MEX3B gene encoding RNA-binding protein MEX3B isoform X1 codes for MPSSLFADMERNGSGGGGGGGGGGGGGGGETLDDQRALQIALDQLSLLGLDNDETGSIYDSEPRKKSVNMTECVPVPSSEHVAEIVGRQGCKIKALRAKTNTYIKTPVRGEEPLFVVTGRKEDVAMARREIISAAEHFSMIRASRNKNTALNGTVPGPPNLPGQTTIQVRVPYRVVGLVVGPKGATIKRIQQQTHTYIVTPSRDKEPVFEVTGMPENVDRAREEIEAHIAMRTGGIIELTDENDFHANGTDVGFELNGTGSLWSKPTPPSITPTPGRKPFCNYRNDSSSSLGSASTDSYFGGGTAGGGGARLADYSPPSPALSFTHNGNNNNNSANGYVYGGGGGGGGGGGDVLSSPDCCSELPFDSPPGFDLAPAPPPGAALLWPQFERGPAAPPSPAPPSPAAAAFPGAAPANANLALLVSGPRRGGGAPPPARLSPPLHGSAAGPEHPLARRVRSDPGGRLLAASYPLYANGLGSHLPGLPSDSSASSSSSSSSSSSSSCSSSGARRKGSRDCSVCFESEVIAALVPCGHNLFCMECANRICEKTEPQCPVCHSAVTQAIRIFS; via the exons ATGCCTAGCTCGCTTTTTGCAGACATGGAGAGGAacgggagcggcggcggcggcggcggcggcggtggtggtggtggtggagggggaGAGACCCTGGATGACCAAAGAGCCCTTCAGATCGCCCTGGATCAGCTctccctgctggggctggacAACGACGAGACGGGCTCCATTTACGACAGCGAGCCTCGGAAAAAGAGCGTGAACATGACTGAATGCGTCCCGGTGCCCAGCTCGGAGCATGTCGCTGAGATAGTGGGGAGACAAG GTTGTAAAATCAAAGCTCTGCGGGCAAAGACCAACACCTACATCAAGACCCCGGTTCGCGGGGAGGAGCCGCTCTTTGTTGTGACGGGCAGAAAGGAAGATGTGGCCATGGCCCGCAGGGAGATCATCTCGGCGGCCGAGCACTTCTCCATGATCCGAGCCTCGCGGAACAAGAACACGGCCCTGAACGGCACCGTTCCCGGACCCCCGAACCTGCCCGGCCAAACCACCATCCAGGTGCGGGTGCCTTATCGCGTGGTGGGCTTGGTCGTGGGGCCCAAGGGGGCCACCATCAAGCGCATCCAGCAGCAGACGCACACCTACATCGTGACCCCGAGCCGGGACAAGGAGCCGGTCTTCGAGGTGACGGGCATGCCCGAGAACGTGGACCGGGCCCGGGAGGAGATCGAGGCGCACATCGCCATGCGCACCGGCGGCATCATCGAGCTGACGGACGAGAACGACTTCCACGCCAACGGCACGGACGTGGGCTTCGAGCTGAACGGCACGGGCAGCCTGTGGAGCAAGCCCACGCCGCCCAGCATCACGCCCACCCCGGGCCGCAAGCCCTTCTGCAACTACCGCAACGACAGCTCCAGCTCGCTGGGCAGCGCCTCCACCGACTCCTACTTCGGGGGCGGcacggcggggggcggcggggcccgccTGGCCGACTACAGCCCCCCGAGCCCGGCCCTGAGCTTCACCCACAAcggcaacaacaacaacaacagcgCCAACGGCTACGTGtacggcgggggcggcggcggcggcggcggcggcggcgacgtCCTCTCCTCCCCGGACTGCTGCTCCGAGCTGCCCTTCGACTCGCCGCCCGGCTTCGAcctggccccggccccgccgccgggggccGCCCTCCTCTGGCCGCAGTTCGAGCGcggcccggccgcgccgccctCGCCCGCGCCCCcctcgcccgccgccgccgccttcccGGGCGCCGCGCCCGCCAATGCCAACCTGGCGCTGCTGGTGAGCggcccccggcggggcggcggcgccccgccccccgcgcGGCTCTCCCCGCCCCTGCACggcagcgcggcggggcccGAGCACCCGCTGGCGCGGCGGGTGCGCAGCGACCCCGGCGGGCGGCTGCTGGCCGCCTCCTACCCGCTGTACGCCAACGGGCTGGGCTCCCACCTGCCGGGGCTGCCCTCCGACTCgtccgcctcctcctcctcctcgtccaGCTCCTcgtccagctcctcctgctcgTCGTCCGGCGCGCGGCGGAAGGGCAGCCGCGACTGCTCGGTGTGCTTCGAGAGCGAGGTGATCGCGGCGCTGGTGCCCTGCGGCCACAACCTCTTCTGCATGGAGTGCGCCAACCGCATCTGCGAGAAGACGGAGCCGCAGTGCCCCGTGTGCCACAGCGCCGTCACCCAGGCCATCCGCATCTTCTCCTGa
- the MEX3B gene encoding RNA-binding protein MEX3B isoform X2, giving the protein MPAITRRRGQRVSGCKIKALRAKTNTYIKTPVRGEEPLFVVTGRKEDVAMARREIISAAEHFSMIRASRNKNTALNGTVPGPPNLPGQTTIQVRVPYRVVGLVVGPKGATIKRIQQQTHTYIVTPSRDKEPVFEVTGMPENVDRAREEIEAHIAMRTGGIIELTDENDFHANGTDVGFELNGTGSLWSKPTPPSITPTPGRKPFCNYRNDSSSSLGSASTDSYFGGGTAGGGGARLADYSPPSPALSFTHNGNNNNNSANGYVYGGGGGGGGGGGDVLSSPDCCSELPFDSPPGFDLAPAPPPGAALLWPQFERGPAAPPSPAPPSPAAAAFPGAAPANANLALLVSGPRRGGGAPPPARLSPPLHGSAAGPEHPLARRVRSDPGGRLLAASYPLYANGLGSHLPGLPSDSSASSSSSSSSSSSSSCSSSGARRKGSRDCSVCFESEVIAALVPCGHNLFCMECANRICEKTEPQCPVCHSAVTQAIRIFS; this is encoded by the exons ATGCCAGCGATCACCCGGCGTAGGGGGCAACGCGTTTCGG GTTGTAAAATCAAAGCTCTGCGGGCAAAGACCAACACCTACATCAAGACCCCGGTTCGCGGGGAGGAGCCGCTCTTTGTTGTGACGGGCAGAAAGGAAGATGTGGCCATGGCCCGCAGGGAGATCATCTCGGCGGCCGAGCACTTCTCCATGATCCGAGCCTCGCGGAACAAGAACACGGCCCTGAACGGCACCGTTCCCGGACCCCCGAACCTGCCCGGCCAAACCACCATCCAGGTGCGGGTGCCTTATCGCGTGGTGGGCTTGGTCGTGGGGCCCAAGGGGGCCACCATCAAGCGCATCCAGCAGCAGACGCACACCTACATCGTGACCCCGAGCCGGGACAAGGAGCCGGTCTTCGAGGTGACGGGCATGCCCGAGAACGTGGACCGGGCCCGGGAGGAGATCGAGGCGCACATCGCCATGCGCACCGGCGGCATCATCGAGCTGACGGACGAGAACGACTTCCACGCCAACGGCACGGACGTGGGCTTCGAGCTGAACGGCACGGGCAGCCTGTGGAGCAAGCCCACGCCGCCCAGCATCACGCCCACCCCGGGCCGCAAGCCCTTCTGCAACTACCGCAACGACAGCTCCAGCTCGCTGGGCAGCGCCTCCACCGACTCCTACTTCGGGGGCGGcacggcggggggcggcggggcccgccTGGCCGACTACAGCCCCCCGAGCCCGGCCCTGAGCTTCACCCACAAcggcaacaacaacaacaacagcgCCAACGGCTACGTGtacggcgggggcggcggcggcggcggcggcggcggcgacgtCCTCTCCTCCCCGGACTGCTGCTCCGAGCTGCCCTTCGACTCGCCGCCCGGCTTCGAcctggccccggccccgccgccgggggccGCCCTCCTCTGGCCGCAGTTCGAGCGcggcccggccgcgccgccctCGCCCGCGCCCCcctcgcccgccgccgccgccttcccGGGCGCCGCGCCCGCCAATGCCAACCTGGCGCTGCTGGTGAGCggcccccggcggggcggcggcgccccgccccccgcgcGGCTCTCCCCGCCCCTGCACggcagcgcggcggggcccGAGCACCCGCTGGCGCGGCGGGTGCGCAGCGACCCCGGCGGGCGGCTGCTGGCCGCCTCCTACCCGCTGTACGCCAACGGGCTGGGCTCCCACCTGCCGGGGCTGCCCTCCGACTCgtccgcctcctcctcctcctcgtccaGCTCCTcgtccagctcctcctgctcgTCGTCCGGCGCGCGGCGGAAGGGCAGCCGCGACTGCTCGGTGTGCTTCGAGAGCGAGGTGATCGCGGCGCTGGTGCCCTGCGGCCACAACCTCTTCTGCATGGAGTGCGCCAACCGCATCTGCGAGAAGACGGAGCCGCAGTGCCCCGTGTGCCACAGCGCCGTCACCCAGGCCATCCGCATCTTCTCCTGa